The following nucleotide sequence is from Endozoicomonas sp. GU-1.
AGGAACATGATTACCCTGGGGAGACTCCATCAGAATGGCGTGAATGGTATCAGTCTCAAAACCAGGACTGCCTGCTAACTCACGAAACTCATGTTTGGTCAGCACATGACGGCGAAACAGATCATTAGGTTTCCCCGGATCATGGGAATAGGGATCGGGAAATAGATCAAAGACACTGGCCCATTCAATATCCGGCTCGATGGCTATGTTGTGCTTAAGGGTTGAAAGCGATTTATTGGGATAATCGTATGAATTAAATAGCTTACTGGAGTGCAAGAAGGGCATGAAAATGAGCATTTTAGACTCTTAACAGCCTAATAGTGTTGTTTTTAATGACCAGAACCAACAGCTAATTGGTACCATATTATCTTCAACCTTTAAGCACAACATAGCCCGGCTCGATGCTCTGATGCTCGTTGAGTTTCCATTCATCACCTTCACTTTCCCACTTCTCATGGTTCCGGGTATTTAGAGTGGCTACCTTGATGCAGCCGGTGCCCAAGGTTACCTGTTCACGAACCATTTTTTTGATTTCGGTGAGTGCATTGGCATTGATCAGGTAGTCCTTAATTAACCGCTTCATCTTCATGGCAGCGGTATTGGCCTTTTCCAACGCTTCCGCCAGCAGCTCCCGCTCCATTTCATCGTTACGTTCCTGAATGAGTTGGTTTCGGGTTCGGGGATCAAGTCGATAGGGCAACAGCTCCTGAATGGCCATCATCCGGATCTGCTGCTTAATGGAGGCTGGAATATCAGACAATGGACTGGGAACAATATCCCAAAAGGAATCCACATTCTGAAACAGCAGATCAATAAGTCTTGAATAGGCAGCATTGACTTTGGTGGCAGTGATCTTGATAAACACCCGGCTCAAGGCCTGCTGCTGCTCCATCACCTTTTCTTGCTCGGGACCGTATTCACCCTTTACCGCCCGCAACGCATCCAGCCACTCATCTTCCACTTCCCGCCGGGCCTCCCGGTAACCCTGCCAGCGGCTATAGAGATCCGAGGCAAAAGCATCACGCACCGCTTGTTCACGACACTCCTTGTCCAGAGAAGAGTCCAGCTCCGCCTGAGTCACCTCATCCGGGGTGGCCACCATCACCAATCCGTGTTCCATTACCTGACCTTCTTGCCTCTGCGTCGCAGCCACTCAAAACGGTGTCCGGCCATAATGGCTGGCCAGTACCCCACCACCAGCTGAGTAAAGAGAATAATTGTCCGCTCCATTAGTAAGCAGATTTCCCTAGAGCCCGATACTTCAGCTCATTGATATTGATCTTGCGCCGTGGCAGCTTCAGCACCATTTGCTGGGCGATCGCATAACTGATCACTCGATCATCGAAGCAACCTTCCTGGGCATTAGTGGCTCCGTTGTCTTCAATGACGTAGGTCTGGCACTCCTTTACCGTCTCTACGTTGCAAATCCCCGCATCACCATCCCTGAGCAATGCAGCCAGGTGATCAATCATTAATGGTTTTGATTTGGTCGTGGTCAGCCAGCCGATCCGCTTGGTGCGTTTCTGGGTGCGCTGGTCCACCGTGGTTTCCATATAGAGATTGGGATACTTCAGGTCTTTCAGTTTGGTGATGGTGGTCAGGCCGTGGTTGTTTCTTTCCACACCGATCAAAGCATTGTTGTAATAACGACCCAAGTGATTAAGCATCTTACCCAGATCATCCGGAGCCACATGGCCAGACCAGTGGGCAACCTGATAACCGGAACGATCCAATACGTCGATGGATGAATAATCACCGTGCTTGTGTTTGTCATTGATCGGTGCCAACCCTTCCGCCACATCGCAACCGATGACATACTGCTGACTCCCCTCCACTGGGTACCAGATGTTCAGTAATCCCGGTTTCTTCCGGTTTAAGCCATTAGGTGTCAGCTCACACTGCCATTTGGGCGAGTAGCACTCCTGCCTGGCAGCTTCGGTATGTTTAGGATCAAAAACAGGCCGTCCGGAAAACAGAAACGCCTCTTGAATATTGCAGGGATATTCCTGTTTGAATTTATCTTCTGATTTCAGCTCATAGATTTTCTGGCGTCGCCACTGCAGCTGCCCATCATCCAGATCGTAAGTCTGTTTCAGGTATCGTTCGTCGGCATCTGTCGTGAAATCCTGGGGGACTTCGGCACGGTATTCGTTCTGCCAGAACCAAGGTATAAACACCAGTTCAAAATCACCGCGCCCAGCATCAGCGTCCATAACATAATCATAAAACACACCACCAACGCCGTTAGCAGTGCTCTCCAGAATGACCTCAGTATTTTTTTCATTAGGTACTGCCTGTAATACACCCGCCAGGTGTTCATCCGCATTGGGCCAGAAGGCTACTTCCGATCCATGAAACAGCTGCGCTGTGGATGATCGACCTGCTCCCTTATTGCCAGCGGTTCCCACCCGATACCCGGAATCGTGGTAAAACTCCAACAGCTTGGAGCTTTTATTCTTGAGTTCCCTCTGGGTAAACGGTGGCTGATTGTCGTGGTACCGCTGCACCATATCAAACAGGTTGGCGGTGGCATCGGCTTCATGGGTCAGGATGTAGGCCCGTAACCCCTTGCGATTGCTCACCAGCCAGTAAAGACCTTCAGTATAGGTGGAGCAGCCCTGTTGTCGTCCTTTCAGTACAACAATTCTCACCTTGCCCGTGCGCTGGCGTTGACCCTCGATGCGACTATCCAGGTAGAGCTGAGCCTTGTTCAGTTGAAAGGGAATTACCTTGGCATTCTTGGTGCGGATCTTCAGGCACTTGCTGGCGTAAAACTGAAACTCAGTCAACAGCCGTTCCCGGGCTGGCTTTACCCGTCTTTTTCTTCCAGCCATTCGTCCAGCGTCGGTATCTTTTCCGCTACCACAGTCTGCTCATGGCGATCCCGCCAGTGGTAACGGTTTTTCATATACATAATCAACATGGCTGGCGAAACATCCTTGTTAAGCCCCAATGCTCCCTGCATGTATTTTTCTTCCCAAAATACTTCAGCCAGAACATCTGCCTGAGCCACGGCCTCAGCAAATTCCTCATACTTGTCCATATATGACAGAAACGTGTTATAGCTGATCCCCATTTCCGTAGCGGTAGCCTTTCGGCTTAAACCGGTGCTCATTAGCTCTTTCACTTGCTCACACATTTCCGGTTTGTATTTGCTGTGGTTGGCCATGGTTAGAATAACTGTTTGATAGCAAAGGCTATGATGCCTGCGGTAGTGGTGGCAGCGATCCATTGAATCACACTGCTGATGGTCGAGTTTTTGAGTACGGCTTTCTCAATGGTGTCCAGCCGTTCTTCACTGCGCTTTTCCCGCAACGCCAGGTTCACCATCCGCTCATCGTGTTTGGCCAGGGTCTGCAGGATCTGGGTAATACCGTCCAGTTTTTGCTCAATGCGATTGAAGCGGTCTTCATCACCCATGACTATCTCCTTGCAACACCCTTGAGTTTCTCAATGGTTCGGGCACCACCCAATCCCAGCAGGCAGAGCAACAAAGTAATCACCGTGCTGGTGTCTGTTGTGGGTAACTGTTGAACCACTTCAGACTTATCACAAGCATCAGTCCGATGATCACCACATCACGAACAATCCAGGTCCAGGCAAGAATAAACACACAGAGCCAACCAAGAGCGGGTCGCCAACCGGAGACAAAGACGGAGGGATGTTTGGCTTCTTCGATATTGGCCAATGCCTGGAGAATATGAGGCTGTTGCAACTGGTGATTTAAAGACAGTTCAGCTTTGGCTCGCTCTTCATCAGACGTGAACAAGCCATCAAGCCCACCCATCAGCGCTTTGGCAATTCCAGCCATTGGGTTCAGGTTAATCATCATCCACCAGCTCGAAGTGCGGGTAATCCTTAAACCGGTGATCTTTCAACTTACCATCTCGATCCCAGTCACCACCCCAGCGCAGCTTGATGCCCATACCCTCAGCAACCCCCAACACATACCCGGCAAAGTGCGCGGATCGCTGATAATCAAACCAGTCCAAGGGATAAGCCATTACATCCACCGCCTTGCTGGGCAGCTGATTGTGGTTACTGTCTGGCCATTGCAACTGCGACTGACCATTTTCAAACGCCAGCATCTGGGCAGCTTTGCCCCGATGACCACAAATAATCGTGCAATCGTAATGCTCAATCACTTTTTTGAAGACACGCTGAAGCCGCTCATCACAAGTCGACAAATGTCGCCTGGACGAAGCGGAAAAGTGAAACATGAAGCCCCTTTTTTATAGTGGTTCAGTTTGGAGGGATAAAAAAAGAAAACCCGGCAATGAGGGCCGGGTTTCTTTGAAAGATTCAAGCAGTGGGAAATCAAGTTATCGGGAACTTTCCCAGCATGAGCTTTTACCGTACTTTTACTCTCACTCTGAGTCAAGGCTGATCTCATCAGCCTCTTTCTGATGCCATATCTTCAGAATCAAGACCTCACGGTCGTCAGCAAGATAGCGAATCTTGTAATCCCTAATGATCAGGTCACGCAAACGGGGATTCAGTTTATCCCCTACCAGAACGCCCATGTTCGGTTGATGACACAGGTTGTTAATTTTCCTGACCAAATACTCCGCCATTCGCTGTGCCGCAGGCGGATTTTTTTCTGCAATAAACTGTCTCAGTCGTTTCAGGTCATCAACGGCACTCCTGGAAAACCTGAGTTTCATTCAGGTGCCTCCAGCTCATTATCACTGCCCCAACTTTCCAGCCATTCCATCACGGCGTCACCATCTACGGTATCTCCCCTGCGCACCTGATCCAGTGCTTCCAGGGTCTCGTCCCACTCTTGCATTTCACGGGCGTGTTTCTTGATGTACTCCCTGACCGCTTCGTTAATAAGATAGTTCCGACTACGGCTCAACACTTTGGCTAATTGGTTTAACGGTTCTTCAATATCCTGATTCAGACGAACGCTGGATACACTCATACATGACCTCCTTTTTAGTGTATTACATTGTAGTACACTTAAGTTTGGCCTGCCGTCAATAGGGTTCATGCCGGATAACCCCGGATTGCTCCAGCAGATCCTGAGCCTCATCCTCTGCCAGCCGGATCAGTTCATTGCAGACTTGGCGGCACTTCTGCTGCCAGCGGTAAACCGTGCTCTCCCCCTTGCCCTTGATCTGGATCTTACCTTTGTCCTGCCTCAGCCCCGGGTGCTGGAGTTCATACATCAGCCAGAGTCTTAGCAGTACCGGATTGCAGCGAAACGGTTTCGGCAACCGTTTATCACTGCGTAAATGGTGTTGAACCCGCTGCCATGCAATTGAACGATTTTCCTGATTATCGTCATACCGGATCGTCAGAATAGCAAAAAGTTCCGGCTGCATTTTTTCCCGCAGATCGCCCTTACGAATACCATCATCACCCAGTCGTTCATCCCGGGTACTTCGATGCTCTGGTGCAACCGCTGTCTTACGATAACCGGCGTTGATATCCCGCTGCCAGCTGGCGGTTTTTATCATCAGCTCCGGCGTTCCAAAGATCCGCATCAGAGCCGGTCCCAAAGCAAAGTACATGGCAGCCTCCTAGCTCAGTGCGGTCTGGATACGATTTCCAATCCAGCGCATAACCGGAACGGCCATAGAGTTACCAAGAGCCTTATACCTCGGACCATCAGGACACTCTTCTGCCGGTTTGTTTTTCCAGGGAATAGCGCTGTACCCATCCGGGAAACCCTGCAAACGTTCACATTCGATGGGAGTCAATCGACGTATGGCTAACTCGGCTTCACCGCTGGCGGTACTGGCAACCGCGTGTTTATCACCGGCGGTTAATCTGTTCATCGGGTCACCAGGCTGTCCGATACCCAGACCATTTCCTTTCCCGTCCTGGTGCTCACCTCGCTTGCCAGAATGTCGGGTGGCCTGATCATGAATCGGTATCGCCACTGCAGCACTCAAACCGTTCCCCTGAGCCTGTAACGTCATGGCCACGGTTTCGGAATGAACCGGATCGTCCTTCGGATTGAAGGCAATGGTCGGATGGTTATCGCCCATATGGGCACGAAGACAGGGTGATAATTCCGATGACCAGTGGCCACCCAGTCGCGACATGGCACCGGGCTCGAACACCACCAGATCCGTGGCATCTTTGTAATCCCGCTGCTTCAATGTGGATGATGTTTTACCCGGACCGTACCGGCCGAAGGCCGTCATATCGTAAGCACTCAGTTTCCCCGTGAGGCCACTTGCTGCAACGCCTGCTCCAGCTTTGGCGGCAGGCTCTTCCCACGCTTCTGCGCCCGGTTCAGAATCCCGGAGCAGGCTCTCGGACTCAAATAGAACCGGTTCCCGACGGGTCCAGTCTCCAAAATCTGCCAGAGCAAAGACCCTTCGACGACGTTGGGGTACTCCATAAAATTGAGCATCACACACCCGCCATTCAACAAGCCCTTCCTTACCGAATGAAACTCCAGCGTACCGCCACTTTTTTGGGCCAGGCTGCTCGGGGCATGACTGGTCAGTGCCAGTAAGTAATCGCAGTACTTCAGCAAAGTCCTTGCCCTGGTTACTGCTGAAGGCGCCGGGTACGTTTTCCCACAGGGCGAAGCGGCAGTTGCCGTGTTTTCTGGCCCACCGAATAATCTGTATTGCTGCGAAGAAGAGTCCTGATCGTTCACCGTCAAATCCTTTTCGTTTGCCAGCCACCGACAGATCCTGGCAAGGGCTGCCAAACACCACCAGATCAATGGGGCCGAGTTTGCGGATCATGGCTTCCGTGATATCCGTCACGCTGCCAAGGTTGGGTACATCGGGGTAGTGGTGTTCCAGCACTGCACAGGGGAATGGTTCGATCTCGGCAAAGCCCACTGGTGTCCAGCCTAACGGATGCCAGGCAACAGTCGCCGCTTCAATCCCCGAAAATAACGACAGGTATCTCATGGACTCCTTCCCCCTACGCAAAATTGATAATTCGCTCCACCAGTGATTCCACCTTGAGCCGACTCCAACCCCGTCCCGGATGGAGCACAAACTGGAGCAACACATCCACCGCCGTGGAGTACAACTGTTCAAACGCCTCCTGACTCATGCTGGCAAACTTCAGGCTTCTGGCACGAACCCGGACACCTCCATCCGGATACCCGATTACGTCATAAAATCCGGCCTTAACCGTCACCCAGCGGCGGAACTCATCAAAATTTTTCTCCGGCGTGAACCACTGGTCGGTTCCTTCCATCCGGCACGGCTGGGGCTCAAAGTGATCAAAGCCCAACTTCAGCAGTGCAAAGAACTTGCGGTGAAAGTGCAGGTTACGTGTCTTGCGAAACTCTGCCCGAATCACCTGCCCGGTCTTTAGCTGTCGTATAAACATCTGGTCATCGTCCGATACCGGCACCAGCATCTGCGCCGAGACCTTCTGCAATGACAGCTCCGCCATCAGATTGCCTCCACAAAGTGCCAGCAGAGCACCATCACCAGCACCACCCAGACCACCGCCAGCCAGATGCCATCCCTGAGCCCATTCATCAGAACATGCCCATCAGTTTCTGGCGCGCCCCCTGCCCATCCAGCGGATCAATGCCCTGCTCAGCCATACTCTCCCTCGCCAGCTGATTCGAGTGAATGGCAGGATCGAACTGGTGCTCGATGGACAACTGGTCTTCCAGCGGCTGGCCTTGGCATTCACGGTTGACCAAAGCCTGGTAAGCCGCACCGAACCGACGCTTCACCTCCCGGCACTCTTCCGCAGTACCGGCATTGCGCAGCTCATACCAACCTGCTGCCCGGCCTGCCAGGTATACCGCCCGATGGCTCCAGCCGTGATGAGCGGGTTGACTGGCATGCTCATTGGCTTCCCGCCAGGCTTTGGCCAGCGTGGGCAACCCAAGTTCTTCCGGCATCGGCTGGCACAGCTTGCGAAATTCCGGCGCGGTTGGTGGCCACTCACTACCACCCAACCTTACACGGTTGAGCCCGATTTCCAGTTGGGCAGGGTGCAGCCCATTCAGGGTTTTCAGCCACTCACCATTGCGATCAGCCAGGCCGTAGGCACTGGTCCACTTCTGGCCGAACAGGCCCGTCATGGTCGAGAACAGATTTACCAGATCCCTCTGGCTCAACGTCGTAGATGGCTCCCCCTGCGCTGAAGGCTCCCTGTTCGCTGAAGGCTCCGGGCTGGAGGATATGGGCGTTGGCCTGCTCGACCTGCTCAACAAGGCTGAGTTTTCCAGAATTTCGCTGCCGGGCTTCATAGTTCACCATCCATGGATTGCTGGCGTTATCGGGGTTATTCAGGTAGGCCGTGGTGGTCTTCACGTACTGAGTCCCCGTCACTCGTGTCTCATCACAGTAACGGGCGTATTTCAGGATGTTAGCCAGCAGAGCTTCAGGGGTATGACCTTCCCGGAGTCGTGTTTTGTAGTGACCAAAGGTTTTGGATTTGCTGCCCTTGTCACCTTCCCGTTTGGGATACTGGCTCCACCACTGTTCGAAAGATTCAGAGAAATCAGCCTTGCCCGATTTGGCCTGTGGCACTGCCCCCGTCCTGGGGGTCGCACCAGTCGTGCTCCCGGCACTTGGTGGCACTTCCCCCGTCCTGGGGGTCGTGCGATCATCAGATCGGACATATGTCTTGTAAATATTTCTCTTATTCTCTTCTTCTCTATTTCTCTTATTCTCTGGGCGAGATTCTGCCGAGCACTTGCCGAGCATCTTCCGAGCGCTTTCCAACAACACTTCGGTTTGCTTCGAGCCCTTGTAATCACTGGCTTTCGCAACTGCCCTCTCGATAACGGGAATCACTCCGGGCAAGTCTTCCAGCAGCATCTGTGGCAGTTTCACCAGCAGCTTCAGACGGGCATCAATCTGGGTGATATTGTCCACAGGATTGTGTTCCATGAACTGCGGAATGCAAATGTACTGGCACTGGTCAGAGGCCAACAGGAAACCGCTCGCCGTTAGCTCGGCAATCGCTCGCTCGACGCTCGGCTCTTCCCAGTTAAGGTCTGCCGCGATATAGCCTTTTGGCATCCTGAAGATACCAATCAGATTCCCGTGACCGGTGGTCAACAGATAAAGCGCCAGCAGTTTGGCTTTATCTGACAGCGGCTGAATATCATCACTGATCCAGAACTGGCTGGAGACCTTGCCAAACTCTTTCATTGGTCACCTCCTGCCAGAGGTGCTTCTTTTGGAAAATACCTCGCCGCCTGCAGGGCATTCTTCTGATTCAGGCTCATCCACTTTTTCAGAAAGATCACCACGTTCTTTGCCTCACCCGGCTGGTCCCAGCGATCGATCATGTAGTGAAACGCTTTCAACAACTGTTCGCCCACATCAATATCCGGATTTTCCCAGCACAACTCTTCATACAGTGATGCCGAGGTTGGCATGGCGGGCTGTCCTGCCAGTGGCCACAGAATGTCCTGCCAGCATTGTGGCTGGTCGGGGATGCCCAGTTCGTCGGTATGGATCATGGGGTACCTCCTGCGGTGCGAACAAAGAGGCTGGCTGATGCTCTGAACTGAGCATGAGGCTGAGATTGGCTCATCACATCTTTCCTTGAGGATTGGTTTTTATCGTTATTTCTTTGCTTAAGCAAAGACTCTTAAGAGAATACGTTGCTTTTAGATTATTTGTAAATAGCCCGACTCATCCAAAGCGAACTCTCGCGCTTAATCAATGGCTCCCAGCCGTGTACTATTTTGCTTATGGATAATGAATAACAGTAATTGGAAAAGAACGTGACAAACTGGACAGACCGGGTCAAAAACAAAGCCCAAGAGCAAAATCTGAAAAATGTCGATATCGCCCGCGCCGTGGGTTGCACGGAAGGGACATACAGTTTGTGGATGAGTGGTGCCCGGAATCCAAAGCTGAATAACAAAATCGCCATCGCTGACGTTCTTGGCGTTTCCATTCACTGGCTGGAGACCGGTGAAGAGCTGCCGGATCCGAAAACCCTGCCCTACATCAGCCTGGATAAGGCGAGCGCTTTCTTTGATGAACTCGATGAAAGACGACAGCAGGTACTCTCAGAGTCGGCCATCTGCATTATTGAGTCGGACCACAAGAGCTTTCTGTTACGGATGGAAAACGACACCATGGTCAACCAGGCCCCATCCGATACGGCGATCAGTATTCCCAAAGGTGCCAAAGTGCAGGTGGATACCGTAATTACCCCTGAACCGGGGAAGATCCTGCTGATAGAACACGACGGTGAACTTTCGCTTCGCCTGTGGAACCCGATCAGCAAGTCGCAACACAGTCTGCGATTCATCAATCGGCTTTACGGCACTTTTGATCTTAACTATGCGGGGGATATCAAGGATATCTACAAGGGCACTGCCGTCGGTGTCAGCTTCCTGTTATAGCGGCCAGCCAATCACCAGTACGCCAGGTTGCTGTCCATAGACCTTGATGCAGCGGCCATCGACAATTTGCCGGTCGTCTTCCCAGAGAATCCCGTTCGGGTAAATCGCGGCCGCCCTTTGCTTTTGGGTATCGAGTTTACAAAAGCTATGACATTTCCGGCATTTCCCGTGTTATTTATCGCCATCTGCAAAGACTCTGGCAAACACTGAATCCACTGCTCTACGCTATCCATCCCTGAACCCGTGTCAGAAAACAAAGCATATCCCTTGATATACCTAACCTAAACAATAGATTTATAAAAGCTATCAATAACAACAAATCAATATAAATATATTATTACTTATCATTTGCAAAGTGTTACTTTGCAATTATATAAATATGAAAAACATTTAATTTACAAAAATAAGGAATCTTTAATGGACGCAGTCACCCGCGATCTCAACCGGCACCTCAATGCCATTGACGGCAGGGAAGCCCGTGAAGAGACCATCGAGTCCGAACTGGAACGGATTGAAACCCACATTCAGGCACAGATCGAAGATCACAAGCCCATCATCATTGCCGGTTTTGGCGTTCTGACCCCGGGCAACTTCCTGATCTTTCTTACCCTGGAAGAATTCCACCCCATGCAGGGCTACCGCTGGCTAGCCGTGAAACAGCTGGTGCATGACTGCAACAACGAACACTCCCGGCTCTCCGGCTGGGATGTCATTAACTACGCCAGCAAAAGAGGTTATTGCCGTGGCTAATCAAACCCAATTGGAAAAGAGTTTCCGGATGGAAATTGCCGACCAGGTGCTGGCCGTCAGAAACCGTATTCACCGGGACGAGGCCCTTCGCCATGCCAGCTAAAAAGAAGACCGAACTGATGGAATCTGCTGACGTGTTGCCTGTGGATAAGCCTGCACCTGCCCTGTCTGAAGTGGGCCAGATCATGCAGTCGGCCATTGCCCAGAATGCCAGCATCGACACGCTGGAACGGGTAATGAGACTGTACGAACAGAGCCAGACCATTGTTGCACGACAGCAATTCAATGAAGCCTTTGCCCGGTTTCAGCAGGAAATGCCGGTAGTAAAGAAAAGCAAGAATGCTGCGTTCAATACTAAAAGTGGTGGTCGTATGGAGTACTCCTACGCCTCCATTGATGATGTGGTCGCTGCAATTCAGCCAGTTCTTCACCGCTACGGCCTGAGCTACTGGTTTGAGCAACAGCAGAATGGGCCAAACATCACCATCACCTGCAACCTGGGACATGTATCCGGCCACTCCATCTGTAACACCGCCACTGGCCCTATGGATAACACCGGCAACAAAAGCGCATTGCAACAGATTGGTTCTACCGTGACCTATCTGAAGCGACAGACCCTGGTGGGCATTCTCGGTGTAGCCTGCACCGATGATGACACCGATGGTTATGTCCCCGATATGCAAGAGACAGCCCAGCCGCAAGCGCATTATTCCAATGAAGACTTCCAGCGTCTGTTACCAGAATGGCGGGCATCCATTGAGTCCGGCCAACAGAGTGCAGATCGCATCATCCGAAAAATCAATTCCAAAGCTCCAGCCACCCCACAACAAGTACAACAACTGAAAGCCATCCAACCCAGAGGCCACTAAATGGACATTCTCGATATCCAACAGGGGACGCCTGAATGGCTCGCCCTGCGCCAGAACTATTTCACCGCCAGCGAGGCACCGGCCATGATGGGCGACAGTCCCTACCTCCGCCGGGACCAGCTACTCCATCAGAAGAAAACAGGCAGCGCCCCAGAGGTAAATGCATTTCAGCAGAAGAAATTCGATGCTGGGCATCGGGCCGAAGCAGAAGCCCGACCGTTGGCAGAGAAAATAGTCGGAGCGGATCTGTTCCCAGCCACCGGCGTCACCATCATTGACGGTTTACCTCTGCTGGCCAGCTTCGACGGACTGACCATGATGGAAGACCTGGTCTTTGAGCACAAGCTCTGGAATGAAAAGCTGGTTGCCCAGATCGAAGGAGAAGGTATTGAACCTGCCTATTACTGGCAGTTGGAACAACAGCTATTGGTCAGTGGTGCCGAACGGGTTCTGTTTGTTTGCTCCGATGGTAGCTCCGCCAGTCTGCGCCATGTTTACTACGAATCCCAAGACCATCGTCGTGAAGCTCTGATCGCTGGATGGAAGCAGTTTCAGGAAGATCTGCACAAATTTGAATCAGCAGTAGCCACTCCGGTTCTGGAAGGCGAGCTTATTCAAGATACTACCGCCCTTGTTATCCAACTTAACGGTCAGGTTCATCACTCCAATCTGCCCCAACTTGAAGAGCAGATCCATCACCGCATTGATTCAGCGAAATCCGAACTGGTCAGCGATCAGGATTTTGCCGATGCCGAATCGGCAGTGAAGTTTTTCAAAAAGACGGAAAAGAAACTGAAGGACGGCAAAGAAACCGCACTTGCCCAGGTACCGGAAATCGCCGAACTGTTTACCCGCATAGACCACCTCACCGACGCCATGGCCAGCAAACGCAAGTCGCTGGACAAGCTGGTCAAACATCAGAAGCAGCATATAAAAGACAGCATGGTTCTGAAAGCCGTCACCACCCTTGAAAAAGAACGTCAGGTGATCAATTCGGAACTCACTCCCGGCTGGATCGCCGCCGTGGTTACGCCTGCTGATTTTCAGGAAGTCATCAAGGGAAAAAAGAGTGTTGCCAGTATGCAGTCTTCGGTAAATGACCGGCTGGCACAGGCTCGGATCGAACATAAGCAGCAGGCACAGGACGTAAAAAACAATCTGGCGATATACCGGAAAATGGCAGCTGATAAGGACCACCTGTTTCCGGATCTGGATGTGCTTCTTCATAAAGAGCAAACCGACCTGATGGCCATTATTGAAATACGCCTCAATCAGGAAGCCCGGCAGAAAGTAGCTGACAAACAGCCCGAACCGGTAACAGAAATCGAAAAAGGCGAAGATCAACCCGACTTGCTCTACTCCGATGGCGAAGTCACCGAAGAGATTCTGACCGACGATATCCACGCCATGGAAAAGTGGCTCGGCAAAGGCTCACTGGACTGCT
It contains:
- a CDS encoding YqaJ viral recombinase family protein, which produces MDILDIQQGTPEWLALRQNYFTASEAPAMMGDSPYLRRDQLLHQKKTGSAPEVNAFQQKKFDAGHRAEAEARPLAEKIVGADLFPATGVTIIDGLPLLASFDGLTMMEDLVFEHKLWNEKLVAQIEGEGIEPAYYWQLEQQLLVSGAERVLFVCSDGSSASLRHVYYESQDHRREALIAGWKQFQEDLHKFESAVATPVLEGELIQDTTALVIQLNGQVHHSNLPQLEEQIHHRIDSAKSELVSDQDFADAESAVKFFKKTEKKLKDGKETALAQVPEIAELFTRIDHLTDAMASKRKSLDKLVKHQKQHIKDSMVLKAVTTLEKERQVINSELTPGWIAAVVTPADFQEVIKGKKSVASMQSSVNDRLAQARIEHKQQAQDVKNNLAIYRKMAADKDHLFPDLDVLLHKEQTDLMAIIEIRLNQEARQKVADKQPEPVTEIEKGEDQPDLLYSDGEVTEEILTDDIHAMEKWLGKGSLDCYRFDRHGNEYSIELIIRRAALITPAQQLSLKPEEKEIA